One window of Nicotiana tomentosiformis chromosome 11, ASM39032v3, whole genome shotgun sequence genomic DNA carries:
- the LOC104085713 gene encoding G-type lectin S-receptor-like serine/threonine-protein kinase CES101, with product MLKLWFSPLSNHCFTIEVPYTLSKMTKHQFIFSVLFLALIQTPIASCIAIYWGQNGNEATLNETCTSGRYSYVILAFLNEFGNGQTPEINLASHCNPAVNGCAAVGPELKFCQNLGVKVMLSIGGGAGNYSLASREDAKIFARYLWNTFLGGNSSSRPLDSEPTRNGSATNVPSTISIPPALSPAPSPNSTPRLSDSSQRTSIKWWIWLIVAIGLTIFIGLSSLCYLLHRKGKAKATALLLLNQTTNRAKRRKMDKKMSEEVQLNSFESLAIATNSFSLGNKLGEGGFGPVYKGKLPDGQEVAIKRLSTSSGQGLLEFKNEILLIAKLQHTKLVRLLGYCTQRQERILVYEYMHNKSLDFFLFDTNKKEQINWGIRFRIIEGVAQGLLYLHKYSRLTVVHRDLKASNILLDSDMNPKISDFGMARIFGQQESEANTKRIVGTHGYMSPEYALRGIVSTKTDVFSFGVLLLEIVSGKKNNSCYDSEHPLNLIRLAWELWREERALELIDATLIESCSRDEVMRCIHVGLLCVQDYAKDRPSMSTVVSMLTNESRQPPPSPERPGFFIERGDQQAQIYEEVERYSINGLSISELKAR from the exons ATGCTCAAATTATGGTTCTCCCCACTCTCAAATCACTGTTTCACCATTGAAGTACCATATACTCTATCCAAAATGACCAAACATCAgtttattttttctgttttgtTCCTAGCTCTTATCCAAACCCCAATTGCTAGTTGCATAGCCATTTACTGGGGTCAAAACGGAAACGAAGCAACCTTAAACGAAACCTGTACCTCCGGCAGATATTCCTATGTCATCTTAGCGTTTCTTAATGAATTCGGAAATGGCCAAACTCCAGAAATCAATCTCGCCAGTCACTGCAACCCCGCCGTCAACGGCTGTGCCGCCGTCGGTCCAGAACTCAAGTTTTGCCAAAATCTAGGCGTCAAAGTAATGTTATCCATTGGTGGTGGAGCTGGAAATTACTCTTTAGCTTCAAGAGAAGACGCCAAAATTTTTGCACGTTATTTATGGAACACATTTTTGGGCGGAAATTCCTCTTCTAGGCCTTTAG ATTCGGAGCCAACAAGAAATGGGAGCGCTACAAATGTACCAAGCACAATCTCAATTCCTCCGGCTTTATCACCAGCACCATCTCCCAATTCAACGCCAAGATTATCTGATTCATCTCAAAGAACTT CAATAAAATGGTGGATATGGCTTATAGTTGCAATTGGTTTGACAATATTCATAGGACTTAGCTCCCTATGCTACCTTCTGCACAGGAAAG GGAAAGCAAAAGCAACAGCTTTGCTATTGCTTAATCAAACAACAAATAGAGCGAAAAGGAGAAAGATGGACAAGAAGATGAGTGAAGAAGTGCAATTAAACAGCTTCGAGAGCCTGGCAATTGCCACGAACAGTTTTTCACTAGGAAATAAGCTTGGAGAGGGTGGCTTTGGACCGGTTTATAAG GGAAAGTTGCCTGATGGTCAAGAAGTAGCTATAAAAAGGCTTTCAACAAGTTCTGGACAGGGTCTGCTGGAGTTCAAGAATGAAATTCTATTGATTGCAAAACTTCAACACACTAAACTTGTTAGGCTTTTAGGCTACTGTACTCAACGCCAAGAAAGGATTTTAGTATATGAATACATGCATAACAAAAGCCTAGACTTCTTCCTTTTTG ATACTAACAAAAAAGAGCAAATAAATTGGGGCATTCGATTCAGAATCATCGAAGGGGTTGCTCAAGGTCTACTCTATCTGCATAAATATTCAAGGTTGACAGTTGTTCATAGAGATTTAAAAGCGAGCAACATATTACTTGACAGTGACATGAATCCAAAGATATCGGACTTTGGCATGGCGAGGATTTTTGGACAGCAAGAATCTGAAGCAAATACGAAAAGAATTGTTGGAACACA TGGCTATATGTCTCCAGAGTATGCCTTAAGAGGCATTGTTTCAACAAAGACAGATGTATTCAGCTTTGGAGTTTTACTCTTAGAAATTGTTAGTGGGAAGAAAAACAACAGCTGCTATGATTCTGAGCACCCACTAAACCTCATAAGACTG GCATGGGAATTATGGAGAGAAGAGAGAGCTTTGGAGCTAATAGATGCAACactaattgagtcatgctcgcGCGACGAAGTAATGAGATGCATTCACGTGGGACTCTTGTGTGTGCAAGACTATGCAAAAGATAGGCCTTCAATGTCAACTGTGGTTTCCATGCTTACTAACGAGTCGAGGCAACCACCACCATCACCAGAGCGACCCGGATTTTTCATAGAAAGGGGGGATCAACAAGCACAGATCTATGAAGAAGTAGAAAGATATTCGATAAATGGACTATCAATTTCAGAGTTGAAAGCAAGATAA